One window of Micropterus dolomieu isolate WLL.071019.BEF.003 ecotype Adirondacks linkage group LG13, ASM2129224v1, whole genome shotgun sequence genomic DNA carries:
- the gtf3c5 gene encoding general transcription factor 3C polypeptide 5, with protein MADSKLKLDFTLKELALSSQGEDVDVPGSSSTVELQDNKLVCVEYPAVVSSVDKMLDTLGGEQVVSKTFGHPNKRLELRFRPQDPFCHSLCGNRFPSSNLLLRVRRRVRKNDPKDAEIRMDILGVIGTTYKFQGLADFQCLAVHSEGGRDTSLYEKIILRKSENQEFFEQPVPYFLPPAIFSRLDSPADYFYRPDIYHNQVVRELPFNKKSFIGLNRARRPHNAIFVSFTDPTVPAESLEAARLNWTRVCLKECDKQAEERMKKMFESRPIWSRNAVKANIDIHPGKLKLLLPVFAYYMVTGPWRSLWVRLGYDPRKSTDSKKYQLLDFRIRCSTKHGYSLSDMPVKAKRSSLNYSLSITFNKAGPQPASVMELPSQEGPSTSRDPVPVTYQLKESSYIFREGMLPPHRQMFYQLCDLEVESIKQVIEQTGDNEQVCDERDGWCRLGTTDKLRDMISAMIKKVIRAQKPTLPERPKRRRRPGLGLRSPENDVDEEEEVQDDENKDDEEEDEDDDFQPSEGSENEMETEILDYM; from the exons ATGGCGGACTCGAAGTTGAAGCTGGATTTTACTCTGAAAGAACTGGCTCTTTCTTCTCAGGGTGAAGATGTCGACGTCCCCGGCAGCTCGTCCACCGTGGAGCTGCAGGACAACAAACTGGTGTGTGTGGAGTATCCTGCGGTGGTCAGCAGTGTGGACAAGATGCTGGACACTCTCGGGGGTGAACAAGTAGTGTCCAAA ACCTTCGGTCACCCCAACAAGCGTCTTGAGCTGCGTTTCCGACCTCAGGACCCTTTCTGTCACTCTCTGTGTGGAAACCGCTTCCCATCAAGCAACCTCCTCCTCAGAGTGCGGCGGCGGGTACGGAAAAATGACCCCAAGGATGCTGAGATCCGCATGGACATACTCGGCGTCAtaggaacaacatacaaattCCAAG GGCTGGCAGACTTTCAGTGCCTTGCTGTACATTCAGAAGGTGGAAGAGACACTTCTTTGTATGAAAAAATCATCCTCCGCAAATCAGAGAATCAAGAGTTCTTTGAGCAGCCCGTGCCTTACTTTCTTCCCCCGGCCATCTTCTCACGCCTTGACAGTCCTGCGGATTATTTCTACCGGCCTGACATCTATCACAATCAAGTTGTTCG TGAGTTGCCCTTCAACAAGAAGAGTTTTATTGGTTTGAATCGCGCTCGTCGGCCCCACAATGCCATATTTGTCAGCTTCACTGATCCCACTGTTCCCGCCGAGTCCCTCGAGGCGGCCAGGCTCAACTGGACACGAGTCTGCCTGAAGGAGTGTGACAAGCAGGCTGAAGAACGTATGAAAAAG ATGTTTGAGAGCCGGCCCATCTGGTCACGTAACGCGGTCAAGGCCAACATCGACATCCACCCCGGCAAACTGAAACTGCTGCTGCCCGTCTTCGCCTATTACATG GTCACAGGACCGTGGAGGAGTCTGTGGGTGAGGCTGGGCTACGACCCCCGAAAGAGCACGGACTCCAAGAAATACCAGTTGCTAGACTTCAGGATCCGCTGTAGCACCAAGCACG GGTATTCATTATCTGACATGCCAGTAAAAGCCAAGCGGAGTTCCCTTAACTACAGTCTGTCTATCACATTCAACAAAGCAG GTCCCCAGCCAGCTAGCGTGATGGAGCTTCCATCTCAGGAGGGCCCAAGCACCAGTCGAGATCCAGTCCCAGTCACATATCAGCTGAAG GAGTCATCTTACATTTTCAGAGAGGGCATGCTGCCTCCTCACAGACAGATGTTTTACCAGCTCTGTGATTTGGAAGTGGAGAG TATCAAACAGGTGATTGAGCAGACCGGCGATAACGAGCAGGTATGTGACGAGCGGGACGGCTGGTGTCGTCTCGGCACCACAGACAAGCTGCGAGACATGATCTCAGCCATGATTAAGAAGGTCATCCGAGCCCAGAAACCCA CATTGCCAGAAAGGCCCAAGAGACGCAGACGCCCAGGCCTAGGTTTAAGATCCCCAGAGAACGATgtggatgaagaagaagaggtgcAGGATGATGAGAACAaggatgatgaagaggaagatgaggacGATGATTTTCAGCCGTCAGAGGGAAGTGAAAATGAGATGGAGACAGAAATTCTGGATTATATGTAA
- the cel.2 gene encoding carboxyl ester lipase, tandem duplicate 2 — protein sequence MMAKLGILVAVAVFLETVSAASLGVVYTEGGMVQGKNIRLGFRRHMDVFRGIPFADIPGRFEKPKRHPGWDGVLKATEYRKRCLQLNLIMNDVRGSEDCLYLNIWVPHSGSVSTDLPVMVWIYGGGFLVGGSMGANFLDNYLYSGQEIAERGNVIVVTLGYRVGTLGFLSTGDSNLPGNYGMWDQQHAIAWVHRNIRSFGGDPDNITIFGESAGAASVSMQTLTPHNKGLFKRAISQSGVALCPWAINKNPRRFAEEVALKVNCPTDHTMAACLKMTDPVQLTMAGTLSLSSSADHPLVFNLALSPVIDGDFLPDEPYNLFHNAAEIDYIAGVNDMDGHLFTGLDVPSINSPLVDTPIEDVKRLLAAYTKEKGKAGLENAYSTYTSTWGSNPSKETVKKTVVEIGTDYIFLVPTQTALYLHAANATTGRTYSYLFSQPNRMGGIGRPYPSWMGADHADDLQYMFGKPFTTPLGYWPRHRDVSRYMIAYWTNFAKTGDPNKGEKVPATWPKFTSTGHQFLEINSNMDKSYVRQKMRMRYVHFWTSVLPSLPVIISE from the exons ATGATGGCAAAGCTCGGGATTTTGGTAGCTGTGGCTGTGTTTCTGGAGACGGTCTCCGCCGCCTCT CTCGGTGTGGTGTACACAGAGGGAGGTATGGTGCAGGGTAAGAATATTCGTCTTGGGTTCCGCCGTCATATGGACGTCTTCAGGGGGATTCCCTTTGCTGACATCCCTGGGAGGTTTGAGAAACCAAAGCGTCACCCTGGCTGGGATG GTGTTCTGAAGGCCACTGAGTACAGGAAGAGATGTCTTCAGTTGAACCTTATCATGAATGACGTCAGAGGCAGTGAGGACTGTCTTTACCTCAACATCTGGGTTCCTCACAGTGGCTCAG TGTCCACTGATCTGCCAGTGATGGTCTGGATCTACGGAGGAGGCTTCCTGGTGGGGGGCTCGATGGGTGCTAACTTCCTAGACAACTACCTGTACAGCGGACAGGAGATTGCCGAAAGAGGAAACGTTATTGTGGTGACGTTGGGATACCGCGTGGGGACTCTGGGCTTCCTAAGCACAGGCGACTCTAACTTACCTG GAAACTACGGTATGTGGGACCAGCAACACGCCATTGCCTGGGTGCACAGGAACATCCGCTCATTTGGAGGAGACCCTGACAACATCACCATCTTTGGAGAGTCTGCAGGTGCAGCTAGTGTCAGCATGCAG ACTCTCACTCCCCACAACAAGGGTTTGTTCAAGAGAGCAATCTCGCAGAGCGGGGTTGCCCTTTGCCCCTGGGCAATTAACAAGAACCCCCGCAGATTTGCTGAGGAG GTTGCTCTGAAGGTCAACTGCCCCACCGATCATACTATGGCTGCCTGTTTGAAGATGACTGATCCTGTGCAACTAACGATGGCTGGCACTCTCAGTCTGTCCAGCTCAGCCGACC ACCCCCTCGTGTTCAATCTGGCCCTATCTCCTGTGATCGACGGCGACTTCCTGCCAGATGAGCCTTACAACTTATTCCACAATGCAGCTGAAATTGACTACATCGCTGGAGTCAATGACATGGACGGACACCTCTTCACTGGTTTAGATGTTCCCTCAATTAACTCCCCACTGGTGGACACCCCTAT TGAGGATGTGAAGAGGCTCCTGGCTGCGTACACTAAGGAGAAGGGAAAGGCTGGTTTGGAAAACGCCTATTCCACATACACCTCAACCTGGGGGTCAAATCCCAGCAAGGAGACCGTCAAGAAAACCGTTGTGGAGATTGGAACAGACTATATCTTCCTGGTTCCTACTCAGACTGCCCTCTACCTTCATGCTGCCAACGCTAC AACTGGCCGCACCTACTCGTACCTCTTCTCTCAGCCCAACCGTATGGGCGGCATTGGCAGGCCCTACCCCAGCTGGATGGGAGCTGACCACGCTGATGACCTACAGTACATGTTCGGAAAGCCTTTTACCACACCCCTGGGGTACTGGCCTCGCCACCGTGATGTCTCCCGTTATATGATCGCCTACTGGACCAACTTTGCCAAAACTGG aGACCCCAACAAAGGAGAGAAGGTGCCTGCTACCTGGCCAAAATTCACCAGCACTGGACACCAGTTCCTGGAGATCAATTCCAATATGGACAAGAGCTATGTTAGACAGAAGATGAGAATGCGTTACGTGCATTTTTGGACTAGCGTCCTACCCAGCCTTCCTGTAATCATCTCAGAATAA